The following coding sequences are from one Pongo abelii isolate AG06213 chromosome 3, NHGRI_mPonAbe1-v2.0_pri, whole genome shotgun sequence window:
- the C1QTNF7 gene encoding complement C1q tumor necrosis factor-related protein 7, which yields MFVLLYVTSFAICASGQPRGNQLKGENYSPRYICSIPGLPGPPGPPGANGSPGPHGRIGLPGRDGRDGRKGEKGEKGTAGLRGKTGPLGLAGEKGDQGETGKKGPMGPEGEKGEVGPVGPPGPKGDRGEQGDPGLPGVCRCGSIVLKSAFSVGITTSYPEERLPIIFNKVLFNEGEHYNPATGKFICAFPGIYYFSYDITLANKHLAIGLVHNGQYRIKTFDANTGNHDVASGSTVIYLQPEDEVWLEIFFTDQNGLFSDPGWADSLFSGFLLYVDTDYLDSISEDDEL from the exons ATGTTTGTCTTGCTCTATGTTACAAGTTTTGCCATTTGTGCCAGTGGACAACCCCGGGGTAATCAGTTGAAAGGAGAGAACTACTCCCCGAGGTATATCTGCAGCATTCCTGGCTTGCCTGGACCTCCAGGACCCCCTGGAGCAAATGGTTCCCCTGGGCCCCATGGTCGCATCGGCCTTCCAGGAAGAGATGGTAGAGACggcaggaaaggagagaaaggtgaAAAGGGAACTGCAG GTTTGAGAGGTAAGACTGGACCGCTAGGTCTTGCCGGTGAGAAAGGGGACCAAGGAGAGACTGGGAAGAAAGGACCCATGGGaccagagggagagaaaggagaagtaGGTCCAGTTGGTCCTCCTGGACCAAAGGGAGACAGAGGAGAACAAGGGGACCCAGGGCTGCCTGGAGTTTGCAGATGTGGAAGCATCGTGCTCAAATCCGCCTTTTCTGTTGGCATCACAACCAGCTACCCAGAAGAAAGACTACCTATTATATTTAACAAGGTCCTCTTCAATGAGGGAGAGCACTACAACCCTGCCACAGGGAAGTTCATCTGTGCTTTCCCAGGGATTTATTACTTTTCTTATGATATCACATTGGCTAATAAGCATCTGGCAATCGGACTGGTACACAATGGGCAGTACCGGATAAAGACCTTCGACGCCAACACAGGAAACCATGATGTGGCTTCGGGGTCCACAGTCATCTATCTGCAGCCAGAAGATGAAGTCTGGCTGGAGATCTTCTTCACAGACCAGAATGGCCTCTTCTCAGACCCAGGTTGGGCAGACAGCTTATTCTCCGGGTTTCTCTTATACGTTGACACAGATTACCTAGATTCCATATCAGAAGATGACGAATTGTGA